In the Vanessa atalanta chromosome 13, ilVanAtal1.2, whole genome shotgun sequence genome, attatattactgtcGCTGAatagtattttgtaaaaactaTTCAACTAAAATACAGAGTCATGCATTGAGGATTCCGTATATTTTAGGAAAAAAATTCTCTATTtatcttgttatataaaataaggtcAAGaccagtaaaataaataatgatgttgATAACatcaaattgaatttattttctaccCAATTAACTAATTggatagaaataattattagtcaTACTTTCAATGAAAGCGTTTAATCTTACTTCGAAGATTACGGCACCCTAAAATACACTATCGTCTGATAATGACACTCTTTTTCAATAGTTGTTGCGTAAAATTCATTGATTGATTTTCGTTTGAATAAGCCAGCTCTGTTTCAAGCGATGGATAACGaacgttttaaaacatatttccaAATATGGTGGCAAGGAATCAAAAGTTTGCCAGAAACTACATCGATTCATGGTTTCCGATTTATTGCGGATGTAAAAAGACATTGGGTTGAaaggttaaattaattatttcgttttaattactATGTACTCTGGGATAGATTTCACTACATTGTTCCCGtacttaatattaagtatttgaacaaaatatttacaatattttggcGAATTATACTAACAATTAGTtggttgttattataataatccaaGAGCAaatgtggtatttttttatatgattactctgtgtttaaaaaatatatatcttgttCTTGGAGGTACGAGTAGATTACATatgtgtttttcttttttaatttagaacattttggttaatatttgtcATTCTCTCCTGGTACTGCTCGTCGCTTTTAATTGCGGCCCAGTATGATGCCTTTGTTAATAATCCAATATCTTTTGTCGTGGAGACAACTTACAAAGACTGGAATACACAGTTCCCTTCGATTGCTGTTTGTGAAAGCGAAAATTCAGGACGCATAGAAAACATTTCTGACAGGTAAACACAATGGTGTAATGTTCAGCAGttctttattcatttatttttattaattgagatCACATATGGCTTATTGGTTAAAAGAGTTGAATCTTCAAAGATACTGGGGTCTAAACTCGCGTGACTACTgcaaaattttcatgtgcttataattgATCTCATGCTAGGCAGTTAAGGAAAAcataataagctccaaaacgTTCTCCGAAGTTACTACATtaactatttttgaaaataattacaagtaaAGGAGTGCTATATTCCAGTTTATGGGGCCCAgaacataattttgaaatagaaGAAGTTCTGAAGGAAATTGCATATTTCAAAGGTATAACCTATTACGTATCTAGACTGTGCGGGGATGAAGATCCTTTGGCAGAATGTTTTAAATCGAATCTAAGCTATTTTGCAAATCTGGTAAGGCTGCATTATcatgcttttaatttaatttggatgTTTGACATGGTATTTACCATTTTGATAATATAGGTACGGAGTCCATGCAAggacttattattaaattgttcgtGGAATGGAAAGCCTTTTAATTGTTGCACTTACTTTAGACCTTTGGAAACAGAGCTGGGCGTGTGCTACGTTATTAATACTATTCAAGGAAGGTATACTAATTGAcgtattatatcatttatcatATTAGATATAgacattattatcaatataaatataagtattttcgtTTATAGTAatgaatagatatatttaaaaagatagatattgactgatttatttgttttattcaataaatttggtattttttttggCAGAAATGGCATGCCTAAACTCGAAATGATTAGTAACAGAACTACAGGACCTGGAATGATTAAGTTTGGCGTGAGATTACCGGTAAAGGTGTTTGTGTTGAACGAAGAAGAAGTACCATCGATGACATCTCATGGTTCTTACGCTATACCTGTTGTTTTAGAGTTCAATTATAGGTATGATGATCAATGTCacagtaattatttcatttgttataGTTAGAAAATTACCAATACGCCCTAACTGTAGGGTACTAATGCTTCaagatttaaatagtttatatggtcatgcattataattaataacttaccAGGAATACGATGTAATTCTCAAATTGTAACAATGTTTTTAGACGTCAAataactataagaaatattgagaACGATGTTGATGCCAGGATGATTGTTCCTGAAAAAAGAAAATGCAGATATGCcgacgaaaatattttacatgtttATCCTTATTACTCGTACACCGCGTGCACAGTGCAATGCCGAAAGGATGCCCAATTAAGTCTATGTAATTGCACAAATTTCTTCATGCCTAATACAAAAGAATCATATAAGTGTAACGTAACTGGAATTATATGCCTCAATGATAATCAACACTTGCTATCCGtaagttttttagtattttgacatgaaatttGTATGATCAAACGAGTTactattagtaattatttgcaGGTTCTTAAAGCACGCTGGTCATCGCGACCAGGATTACACTGCGATTGTTTACCATCTTGTACTGAAGCCGAAATATCTATAGTTAAGGATTTCAAAATACCGAATGATCAAAAAATATCTACTGTCCAGATAGAGCTGTCGACGTTACCGAGTGAGAAGTATAGACGAAATGTTGTTCGAGGTGTGCTTGATTTAGTTGGTAAGACTTCTTCGTATAAGATtcggtttatttaaaaactattaatgagatttacatataattataattgtatgtaccAAAAATAGATATCATTATCGCATTGAAAAGTGGTAGGAATGCAGAATGAGTGCATTTCCACAGTTATTCGTAACCATGATTTTATGAGTCAATAATAAATCAGCCATTCTATCACAAAAAATAAGAAGAGATTTATAACTTactaaatattaacttattatttaaatctaggtcttttatttatttgatcggtaggacaggcaaatgggctaccttaTGATAAGTGATTACCACTATCTATAGATATATAGAGAAGagccatattaaattttaaccatttcttttaTAATGAATGCACCACCAACACACGCTCACTAACCAAACCGATCATGAATCTATCGTTGCAAaattcaattacttttttaataaaagcaatgcttttttaacttatattttatacaataaaaaaaaacctaaaaaccGACTTGTaatgtgttatttaatttttagtcgtATTCTGCATGCGAATACCAGGGTTCGATTGGTAAATCCAGctctatttaatacaaattgtttCATACtcgaaaaaaactttatttatttatttaacagtgTCAACAGGAGGAACTGGCGGATTATTTCTCGGCGCAAGCTTGTTGAGTTTCGTAGAGTTGCTATATATTCTGCTTTTAAGACCATTTTGCGATATGTACACTCGGCGAAATGATGATAGATGGCATAGAAAGTATGGAAACCGACGCATTGAAGATAACCAATTtaatcgtaaaaatattaaaattgcatttaaaaaaaagtaggaAAGTGACAACATAAACATTTGTTCTTATAGATTTGATCGATGAAAGAACAAAGTAAAATGAACGTAACTGTAAAACCAATATGTTTATTCTTATGCAGCAttttaaagacaatatttatttataatttcttctaatatatttaagactttgtttttgtaatcactattatttattatcatgcTTTTGATAAACGACGCCTTATCTTTTGtcattatttctttaaagttGGTAGTGTTGCAGAAAATATTCGTATTGAGTTCATCGTCAATCCAGAACTGTGGTACGAGACATGCACTTACCACAAGGGCCCACAATTTCTGTTCATCacaagattttaaaaaattatcaaacgATAATATATCTTGAATTGGTATTCCATTACTAcctaaaatattcttcattatattgtaataatgacTTAAGAATGTTTTCATATTCTCATCTCGGAAATTAGATTCCAAATTACAATAAAGGAGCAACATTACATCACCAGCTGGCGGTTGATACCTAACTGCCTGGAAATCGACAAGAACACAATCATCTGGTACCAATTTCGCGCCTTCCTTTttgtatctaaataaaatattattgttccaCAGATCGCGATGGCAAATTACATTTCTATACGTCGATGAGTGATCAGCAAGCCGGATTGCTGTTTTCCAAACATCATTCCAACGCTGTTCTATTAAATTGagaacttttttatcattagtatatttcgaaaaatattttacagc is a window encoding:
- the LOC125068354 gene encoding sodium channel protein Nach-like, with amino-acid sequence MTTFWLIFVILSWYCSSLLIAAQYDAFVNNPISFVVETTYKDWNTQFPSIAVCESENSGRIENISDSLWGPEHNFEIEEVLKEIAYFKGITYYVSRLCGDEDPLAECFKSNLSYFANLVRSPCKDLLLNCSWNGKPFNCCTYFRPLETELGVCYVINTIQGRNGMPKLEMISNRTTGPGMIKFGVRLPVKVFVLNEEEVPSMTSHGSYAIPVVLEFNYRRQITIRNIENDVDARMIVPEKRKCRYADENILHVYPYYSYTACTVQCRKDAQLSLCNCTNFFMPNTKESYKCNVTGIICLNDNQHLLSVLKARWSSRPGLHCDCLPSCTEAEISIVKDFKIPNDQKISTVQIELSTLPSEKYRRNVVRGVLDLVVSTGGTGGLFLGASLLSFVELLYILLLRPFCDMYTRRNDDRWHRKYGNRRIEDNQFNRKNIKIAFKKK
- the LOC125068089 gene encoding uncharacterized protein LOC125068089, which codes for MDSKNESVVTTCDFITEEVIKKVIVNSVKEDVILKNYVVFNASDKMLGFLADYWKMQVQVITSDNKIKLLSFFIKAVSKTNSAKADMVNEMKLFEKETNFYTVIKSKLNTSDISAWSPNLILSLNDAMIFEDLNSLQYKTLNKFKTFDRKHTLLALEALARFHAASIIYEEKRCQLLGKPYCINDDHENYLNKGGYQESDPWFTQCMVGALEAVKYFSKYTNDKKVLNLIEQRWNDVWKTAIRLADHSSTYRNVICHRDLWNNNILFRYKKEGAKLVPDDCVLVDFQAVRYQPPAGDVMLLLYCNLESNFRDENMKTFLSHYYNIMKNILGSNGIPIQDILSFDNFLKSCDEQKLWALVVSACLVPQFWIDDELNTNIFCNTTNFKEIMTKDKASFIKSMIINNSDYKNKVLNILEEIINKYCL